Below is a genomic region from Leptospira venezuelensis.
TCTGATAATGCACAAAGCCAAGCTGCTGCCTCTGAAGAAATTTCGGCATCTATCGAGGAGATCTCCGCAGGAATGGATGCGATCTCTTATAGAACAAAAGAACAAGTCAGTCTTTTGAACTCTCTGGATTCGGAGATGGTAGAATTTTCTAGTTCTATCCAAGCAACTTCTGAAAACCTGGAAAACACTCTCACTCATGTAAAAGAGATTACAGACGAGGCGAGAAGAGGCGGAAAATCTCTGGAATTAACTGACCAAAGTATCAGGAAAATTTCTCAGAGTTCCGACCAGATCACAGGTGTGATCGAAATTATCACAACAATCTCAGAACAGATCCATCTTCTAGCTTTGAACGCAGCTATCGAAGCTGCAAGAGCGGGTGCCGCAGGAAAAGGATTTGCAGTAGTCGCCGACGAAATCTCAAAACTCGCGGACAAAACGTCTGAAAGTATGAAGGAAATAGAAAATATCATCCAGGCAAACGAAACTGAGATCGGGATCGGAGTCAGCAATATCCGGGATACGGTAAGTGTGATCGGGGGAATTATCCAGAGAATAGAAACGATCTATATCCGAATGAATGAGGTATCTTCCGTGATGGGAGAACAGCTGGTCCGAAATAAGGTAGTGAACAAAAAAGGCCAGGAAGTAAAGGAAAGATCAGAAGGTATCCAAACTGCAATCCAGGAGCAAAAGCTGGCTATCGAAGAAATTTCGAAAACAATTTCAAGTATCAACGATCTGACACAATCTAACGCTTCTTCTACAGAGGAATTGAGTTCGGGTTCTGTAGGCCTCGCACATTTATCTGAGGATCTGAAAAACCAAGCAGAGTACTTTCATTTTTGAAAATGCTCTCCCGAATTTTAGGGAGATAAATAAGATTTCGAAACTTAGTTGCATTTTAGAGAATTTATTCTAATTTGCGCTTATATGGAATGGGAAAAGATCTTAAGGGACTCAGTTAGGGACGGTTCAATCAAGGAATTGTATCTCAGGAGAGTTCCCACCCTGAAAACCTGTGACGACTGGAATAAGGTAAAGGAAATAGGTCTGATCGATCATAAAACCAAATACGCCCATTATAAGGGTGGATTAGTCAAATTTGGGGAAGGTCTTTTTTTCGTGAGCGAAGAAAGGCTGCAAGCCCTGGCTCCATTCCGCAAATGGGAATTCAAAACCAAAATCAAAGTCACCCCGGACTGAAAGCCGCAGAGAGCAAAGAGACCCAAGGATTTTTGCACGCAGAGACGCGAAGACGCAGAGAGAAACTGATTTAAGTTTTTTCTGTTTTTTAGAATTTTCTCACAACAAAAGATATAGGAATCAAAAAGAAAACGACTTATTAAATTCCAAAACTCCGCGGCTCTGCGCCTCCGCGTGAGAATGCTCTAAGTTATCTTATCTAGTTAAATTGATGATCAGGTTTAGTTTTTCTGCGACTGTGATCACGTCTTGGACGCGGGTTTTGTCTACAAGCACTGCGGTTGGTCCAATCTCATCCAGAACGATCTTCTTTCCTTTGATCTGCCCAAGCAGAAGTTCCATCACGTTCTGGTCTTTTGTGCGAACAAGAACACAGTCTTCTGCAACTTCTACAACAGGAAGGTTTCCACCCCAATCTTCTAATAAGAATAGAAGGTTTTGGGCAAGTTCCGCTCTGCTGGATGCTTTTAAGAAGTCCACGAATTCGTTCGTTTTGTATCCGAGAAGAATTCCCAATTGGTATGCTTCTTTGGTTAGAACAAAAGTATAAACTCTATCGTAGTCTTTAAGTTCTGTGAACGCTTTTAATAAATGAATTCCGTAAATAGAAACTTTTTCAGGGAACGCGATCACGGAGAAGTCCGGGTTGATAGTGATTCCACCCTTCTCCGTAACTCCTGCAAGCTCTCCAGTTTGGAAGAAATATTCTCCAAGTTTAGAAAGAGTCAGGAAACGGTTCGGGTATTCTACTTCTAATAATCCGAATAAATGCAAATAGAAGATCGCACTCATGATCTCCTTACGAAGATCTGCCAGATCAGTCTGGAAGTTTTTAGTGCGGAAACCAGGACTGAAGATCAAATGTTCCCTGATAATATTAGAGAAAATAACGGAAAGATGGATACGTTTGGACTTGATAATCAAGTTCACACATTTGTCCAAGATCATCTTATCGTAAAAAGGCATTTCCGTAGGTTGGAAAACTTCCGGAGGATTTACCCTTTTCATTCTAGCTTCGTTCACCTCATGGATGACGAGTTTCATGATCTCAAATATATCCTTTGCCAGGAAACCATCCAGGTCCCCTCTCAAGATGATATTTTCGCCTTTGATATCCGCCAGGTTCAGAAGTTTCAAAATTGGAAGTATAAGTTCCATTTGATAGATCTGGCTTTTCTCAGGAAAGATACTGATGTCCGGATTTAATAATTCCTGCTCCGTTCTTTTATGATCCGCCTGTTTTACTTTGCCGGATTTGGCCAGAACCAAGCCCTTTCTGCTAATATAAGAAAGTAACTTCTTTGTATTTAAGAAGAAGTCCAACTCGTTCGTAGCGAGTTTTTCTTGTCTTTGGCGAGTTCCTTTTTTAACGGAAGGAAGGATCGGATTATTTTGGATGTATTTTAAAAGTTCTT
It encodes:
- a CDS encoding helicase, which translates into the protein MSGESVLLQELEKLELNDLKKTASLWNIPKLPFKEKNKNVKFLFDSFLDEFYLKGVLEKLTVLQVNIYTSILKNKNVLTLGEISRKVNIPPINVEMELNLLRKYQLVYQRKNRERLTNNLDKYHAYDELAALVSLDQNLKGDKYKVSVEKLLDRKKLTDISNEWKKAVKAPAKIDSIRKFITHATSDEAYESAIVSLSELERDTVVRIYLSGGAADADDIRSFIVMSRGKYETIIPALVEKGMIADVCFVEEKFVRIFALPEELLKYIQNNPILPSVKKGTRQRQEKLATNELDFFLNTKKLLSYISRKGLVLAKSGKVKQADHKRTEQELLNPDISIFPEKSQIYQMELILPILKLLNLADIKGENIILRGDLDGFLAKDIFEIMKLVIHEVNEARMKRVNPPEVFQPTEMPFYDKMILDKCVNLIIKSKRIHLSVIFSNIIREHLIFSPGFRTKNFQTDLADLRKEIMSAIFYLHLFGLLEVEYPNRFLTLSKLGEYFFQTGELAGVTEKGGITINPDFSVIAFPEKVSIYGIHLLKAFTELKDYDRVYTFVLTKEAYQLGILLGYKTNEFVDFLKASSRAELAQNLLFLLEDWGGNLPVVEVAEDCVLVRTKDQNVMELLLGQIKGKKIVLDEIGPTAVLVDKTRVQDVITVAEKLNLIINLTR